A window of Juglans regia cultivar Chandler chromosome 7, Walnut 2.0, whole genome shotgun sequence contains these coding sequences:
- the LOC108996104 gene encoding uncharacterized protein LOC108996104, translating into MRHRLSVLLVLLCATLHTVSSVIDGLLPNGNFEYGPRASHLKGTLVTSHRGIPFWEISGNVEYIKSGQKQGDMLLIVPEGDYAVRLGNEASIKQSVRVIKGMFYSLTFNAARTCAQEERLNVSVNPTIEKNDWGMLPMQTMYSSNGWDSYAWGFQADNPQVEIAIHNPGVEEDPACGPLIDSVALKLLYPSKRTKANLLKNGNFEEGPYVFPKTSSGVLIPPNIEDDHSPLPGWIIESLKAVKYIDSDHFAVPEGKRAVELVAGKESALAQVVYTKPGKVYVLTFAVGDASNSCEGPMEVEAFAGKETVKVSYESKGKGGLKRGTLRFTAVSTRTRIVFLSSFYTMKNDNSGSLCGPVLDDVKLLSVRQPRSA; encoded by the exons atgaGGCACAGGCTCAGCGTGCTGTTAGTGTTACTTTGTGCCACCTTGCACACTGTCTCTTCCGTCATTGACG gTTTATTGCCAAATGGCAACTTCGAATATGGGCCAAGGGCATCACATCTGAAAGGCACTTTAGTGACGAGCCACCGTGGCATTCCCTTTTGGGAAATATCAGGCAACGTGGAGTACATAAAATCAGGGCAGAAACAAGGTGACATGTTGCTAATAGTCCCCGAGGGTGACTATGCTGTGAGGCTCGGCAATGAGGCTTCCATTAAGCAAAGTGTGAGAGTGATTAAAGGCATGTTTTACTCTTTGACATTCAACGCAGCTCGAACGTGCGCGCAGGAGGAGCGCCTCAACGTCTCCGTGAATCCCACCATCGAGAAAAACGACTGGGGAATGTTGCCGATGCAGACCATGTACAGTAGCAACGGCTGGGATTCCTATGCATGGGGTTTCCAAGCGGACAACCCGCAAGTGGAGATTGCGATCCACAACCCGGGTGTAGAGGAGGATCCGGCTTGTGGCCCACTTATCGATTCGGTTGCATTAAAGCTTCTCTACCCTTCTAAACGTACCAAAg CGAACCTACTGAAAAATGGAAATTTTGAAGAGGGCCCATACGTGTTTCCCAAAACATCATCGGGGGTCTTAATCCCACCCAACATAGAGGACGATCATAGCCCTTTACCGGGCTGGATAATTGAGTCCCTCAAGGCTGTCAAGTACATAGATTCAGATCACTTTGCCGTTCCTGAGGGAAAGAGAGCGGTTGAACTCGTGGCCGGAAAAGAAAGCGCCCTTGCACAAGTGGTGTACACAAAGCCTGGAAAAGTTTACGTCCTGACATTTGCTGTGGGTGATGCTAGCAATTCATGCGAAGGTCCCATGGAGGTAGAGGCATTTGCGGGGAAGGAAACTGTCAAGGTTTCGTATGAATCTAAGGGCAAAGGAGGGCTCAAGCGCGGCACGCTTAGATTCACGGCCGTGTCGACACGCACACGCATCGTGTTCTTGAGCTCTTTTTACACCATGAAAAATGACAATTCAGGCTCTTTATGTGGACCAGTACTAGATGATGTGAAGTTGCTTAGTGTTCGGCAGCCACGAAGTGCTTGA
- the LOC108996178 gene encoding uncharacterized protein LOC108996178 — protein sequence MASALTSFRPAVVRASTSSSNKPDQNVRKPASANWWAPLFGWSSDADYIDPTAGGPSTNETGVSDTESGQLRSRFALGCFTEEKAKQLRRKTMESSAFHDIMYHSSIASRLASDISDSSEK from the coding sequence ATGGCTTCCGCACTCACTTCTTTCCGGCCGGCAGTGGTCCGGGCCTCCACTTCTTCCTCTAACAAACCCGACCAGAATGTCCGGAAACCCGCATCGGCCAACTGGTGGGCTCCGCTCTTCGGCTGGTCCTCCGATGCGGACTACATAGACCCCACCGCCGGGGGTCCTTCAACTAACGAGACAGGTGTCTCGGACACGGAATCCGGCCAACTTAGGTCCAGATTTGCTCTGGGGTGCTTCACGGAAGAAAAGGCGAAGCAGCTTCGGAGGAAGACCATGGAAAGCTCGGCTTTCCACGATATAATGTACCACTCGTCAATAGCGTCCCGGCTCGCCTCCGACATTTCTGACTCGTCCGAGAAGTAG
- the LOC108996065 gene encoding boron transporter 4-like, whose amino-acid sequence MENFKAPFRGIANDVRGRARCYKQDWIGGLRGGIGILAPTTYIFFASALPVIAFGEQLSRDTDGSLSTVETLASTAICGIIHAIFGGQPLLILGVAEPTVIMYTYLYNFAKGRDDLGSELFLAWAGWVCVWTALLLFLLAIFNACTVISRFTRIAGELFGMLIAILFIQEAIKGMIDEFEIPKAGDPKSEKYQFPWIYTNGLLGIIFTFGLLYTALKSRKARSWWYGTGWFRSFVADYGVPLMVVVWTALSFSVPSKVPSGVPRRLYSPLAWESASLHHWSVVQDMGKVSPAYIFAAFIPAVMIAGLYFFDHSVASQMAQQKEFNLKNPSAYHYDILLLGFMTLLCGLMGLPPSNGVLPQSPMHTKSLAVLKRQLMRRKMVESAKESIKQQASNSEIYGKMQAVFIEMDGSAASTLVVKELEDLKEAVMKGENSSESAKGSFEPEKHIDAYLPVRVNEQRVSNLLQSLLVAASVGAMPLIKKIPTSVLWGYFAYMAIDSLPGNQFWERISFLFITPGRRYKVLEGVHASFVESVPFKYMAIFTIFQIIYFLVCFGITWIPIAGILFPLPFFVLLSIRQHILPKLFQPHHLRELDAAEYEEVTGAPRVSISLSFNEREAQHLGNGDSGVEICDAEILDELTTSRWELKVRNFSFSEEKCGQVHPGDHS is encoded by the exons ATGGAGAACTTCAAAGCTCCTTTCAGAGGAATTGCAAATGATGTCAGAGGAAGAGCACGGTGTTATAAGCAAGATTGGATTGGAGGACTTCGTGGAGGAATTGG GATACTAGCCCCAACTACTTATATCTTCTTTGCTTCTGCTCTTCCGGTGATTGCCTTTGGCGAGCAACTAAGCAGAGATACTG ATGGAAGCTTGAGCACCGTGGAAACTCTAGCTTCTACTGCTATTTGCGGTATAATACACGCAATTTTTGGAGGACAACCCCTTCTAATATTGGGAGTTGCAGAACCAACTGTTATCATGTACACCTATTTGTACAACTTCGCCAAAGGGAGGGATGATTTGGGAAGCGAACTCTTCTTGGCTTGGGCTGGATG GGTTTGTGTTTGGACAGCTCTCTTGCTGTTTCTTCTTGCAATATTCAATGCCtgcactgtcatcagtaggttTACGAGGATTGCGGGCGAGCTTTTTGGCATGTTGATTGCTATTCTCTTTATTCAAGAGGCCATCAAG GGTATGATTGATGAGTTTGAAATTCCCAAAGCTGGGGATCCAAAGTCAGAGAAGTATCAATTTCCATGGATTTACACAAATGGATTACTGGGGATCATATTTACTTTTGGTCTTCTCTACACTGCCCTAAAGAGCAGAAAGGCGAGGTCATGGTGGTATGGCACAG GGTGGTTTAGAAGTTTTGTGGCAGACTATGGGGTTCCTTTAATGGTTGTAGTGTGGACAGCACTGTCATTCAGTGTACCAAGCAAAGTTCCATCTGGTGTTCCGAGAAGGCTCTACAGCCCTCTTGCCTGGGAATCTGCATCTTTACACCATTGGTCTGTAGTACAG GACATGGGCAAGGTTTCTCCAGCATACATCTTTGCAGCTTTTATTCCTGCTGTGATGATTGCGGGGCTTTACTTTTTCGACCACAGTGTTGCTTCACAGATGGCACAACAAAAGGAGTTCAATCTTAAGAACCCTTCTGCTTATCATTACGATATATTACTGCTTGGATTTATG ACTCTGCTTTGTGGATTGATGGGGCTACCTCCTTCAAATGGTGTCCTGCCGCAGTCCCCCATGCACACCAAGAGCCTTGCCGTTCTCAAAAGGCAG TTGATGCGAAGGAAGATGGTGGAAAGTGCCAAGGAAAGCATAAAGCAGCAAGCTAGCAACTCCGAAATCTATGGCAAGATGCAAGCTGTGTTCATAGAAATGGATGGCAGTGCAGCA TCTACTTTAGTGGTTAAAGAGCTGGAAGACTTGAAGGAAGCAGTAATGAAAGGTGAAAATAGCAGTGAAAGTGCAAAGGGATCATTTGAACCTGAGAAGCACATTGATGCATACCTGCCTGTCCGAGTTAATGAGCAGAGAGTGAGCAATCTCTTACAGTCACTCCTTGTGGCAGCATCAGTTGGTGCTATGCCTCTAATAAAGAAGATACCCACTTCAGTGCTTTGGGGATACTTTGCATACATGGCCATTGATAGTCTTCCTGGGAACCAGTTTTGGGAAAGGATTTCATTTCTCTTCATAACGCCTGGCCGGCGTTACAA GGTCTTGGAAGGGGTTCATGCATCATTTGTGGAGTCGGTACCTTTTAAGTACATGGCCATATTTACGATCTTCCAGATTATATATTTCCTGGTCTGTTTTGGTATAACATGGATTCCTATTGCTGGAATCTTGTTCCCCTTGCCATTCTTCGTTCTTTTAAGCATAAGACAGCATATTCTTCCCAAGCTGTTTCAACCACATCATTTGCGGGAACTGGATGCAGCTGAATATGAGGAAGTCACCGGTGCCCCAAGAGTTTCCATCAGCCTATCGTTTAAT GAAAGGGAAGCACAGCATCTTGGAAATGGAGATAGTGGAGTGGAAATTTGTGATGCTGAGATATTAGATGAACTGACAACAAGCAGGTGGGAATTGAAGGTTAGAAATTTTAGCTTCAGTGAAGAGAAATGTGGCCAG GTTCATCCAGGGGATCACAGTTGA